In Hymenobacter sublimis, a single genomic region encodes these proteins:
- a CDS encoding AAA family ATPase → MTEQDVTRLLQKIPQLKQEIGKVIVGQQQVLDEVLVALLAGGHALLEGVPGLAKTLLVRTLAQATDLPFRRIQFTPDLMPTDILGTEILEEDHGTGHRSFKFNEGPIFASLVLADEINRTPPKTQAALLEAMQEGHVTYAGQEHALPKPFFLLATQNPIEQSGTYPLPEAQLDRFLLYIRIGYPTEQEELAVLSGTTGTVRQQVQPVLGGEDVRQLQQLTRQVSISTELLSLVNRLVRATRPATSEVKFIRDYGRWGAGPRAGQALILCAKARALIHGRFAATLEDLQTLAPAVLRHRVLLNFNAEAENLTTDDAVRELLKAVSL, encoded by the coding sequence GTGACCGAACAAGACGTTACTCGCCTCCTTCAGAAAATACCACAGCTCAAACAGGAAATCGGGAAGGTCATTGTGGGCCAGCAGCAGGTGCTGGATGAAGTATTAGTAGCCCTGCTCGCGGGGGGCCACGCCCTGCTGGAAGGCGTGCCGGGCCTGGCCAAGACCCTGCTGGTGCGCACCCTGGCCCAGGCCACCGACCTACCCTTTCGCCGCATCCAGTTCACTCCCGACCTGATGCCGACCGACATTCTGGGTACCGAGATTCTGGAGGAAGACCACGGCACCGGGCACCGCTCCTTCAAGTTCAACGAGGGACCCATTTTCGCCAGCCTCGTGCTGGCCGACGAAATCAACCGAACCCCGCCCAAAACCCAGGCGGCCCTGCTGGAAGCCATGCAGGAAGGCCACGTAACGTATGCCGGCCAGGAGCACGCCTTGCCCAAGCCCTTCTTCCTGCTGGCCACGCAAAACCCGATTGAGCAAAGCGGCACCTATCCTCTGCCCGAAGCCCAGCTCGACCGATTTCTGCTCTACATCCGCATTGGTTACCCCACGGAGCAGGAAGAGCTGGCCGTGCTCAGCGGCACTACCGGCACCGTGCGCCAGCAGGTGCAGCCCGTGCTGGGTGGCGAGGACGTGCGCCAGCTCCAGCAGCTTACGCGCCAAGTGAGCATTAGTACGGAGCTGCTGAGCTTGGTAAACCGCCTGGTGCGCGCTACCCGTCCGGCTACCTCAGAAGTCAAGTTCATCCGCGACTACGGCCGCTGGGGTGCGGGTCCGCGCGCCGGGCAGGCCCTGATTTTATGCGCCAAAGCCCGGGCCCTGATTCACGGCCGCTTCGCCGCTACCCTGGAAGACTTGCAGACGCTGGCTCCGGCCGTACTGCGCCACCGGGTGCTGCTAAACTTCAACGCCGAAGCCGAAAACCTGACCACCGATGACGCCGTGCGGGAGCTACTAAAGGCGGTTTCCCTGTAA
- a CDS encoding PorP/SprF family type IX secretion system membrane protein, with protein sequence MKKALLLLLLPLLLLAAGPALAQQQAQYSQYMNNNYILNPGTTGVEDYIDVKTSYRTQWTGLEGAPKTYYLTASSSLGKWRSTSKRTLHDRRRPFHAVGGMVYRDVTGPTSRTGAYLSYAYNLVLTPKIRAALGVSAGMQQFAVDGQQLRFYDTTSYAGSAASRVLDGSIGLWVYSSNFYVGISGAQLLGNKLDFSYELNGEGTGTGNTLKRHYFATAGVRVPLSDDWSLVPSVLVKAVNPAPLSLDINAKLKYQDLLWVGASWRAFDSVVGMVGLSYEQLTVGYSYDAGLSELAGYHGGSHEVLVGLRLKKKAQVVCTNRFW encoded by the coding sequence ATGAAAAAAGCCCTACTTCTACTGCTACTTCCGCTGCTGTTGCTGGCGGCCGGGCCGGCTCTGGCCCAGCAGCAGGCCCAGTACAGCCAGTACATGAACAATAACTACATCCTCAACCCGGGTACTACCGGCGTGGAGGATTACATCGACGTGAAAACCAGTTACCGCACCCAGTGGACGGGCCTGGAAGGCGCACCCAAAACCTACTACCTCACGGCCAGCTCCTCGCTAGGCAAATGGCGCAGCACCAGCAAACGTACCCTGCACGACCGGCGCCGACCGTTCCATGCGGTGGGCGGCATGGTGTATCGCGACGTAACCGGCCCCACGAGCCGCACCGGCGCCTACCTTTCCTACGCCTACAACTTGGTGCTGACTCCTAAAATTCGGGCGGCGCTGGGCGTGTCGGCGGGCATGCAGCAGTTTGCCGTCGATGGGCAGCAGCTGCGCTTCTACGACACGACCTCCTACGCGGGCAGCGCCGCCTCACGGGTGTTGGATGGCTCCATTGGCCTGTGGGTGTACAGCTCTAACTTCTACGTGGGCATTTCGGGAGCGCAGTTGCTGGGCAACAAGCTCGACTTCTCCTACGAGCTCAACGGGGAAGGTACGGGCACGGGCAACACCCTGAAGCGCCACTACTTTGCCACGGCCGGGGTGCGGGTGCCCCTCAGCGACGATTGGTCGTTGGTGCCCTCCGTGCTGGTGAAGGCCGTGAACCCTGCCCCGCTCTCCCTCGATATCAACGCCAAGCTCAAGTACCAGGATCTACTCTGGGTTGGCGCATCGTGGCGGGCTTTCGACTCGGTGGTGGGCATGGTGGGGCTAAGCTACGAGCAGCTGACGGTGGGCTATTCCTACGACGCCGGTCTTTCCGAACTGGCGGGCTACCACGGCGGTAGCCACGAGGTACTGGTGGGCCTGCGGTTAAAGAAAAAAGCCCAAGTGGTGTGTACCAACCGGTTCTGGTAG
- a CDS encoding T9SS type B sorting domain-containing protein, which translates to MRAELSYRTHNQLFIISTLSRLLRGCTQRLSGQMRPAAWLLALLLLSGTTTTLGQTTPSSPECAADEKFANTWYFGFKAGLDLNQASADSLPKVLTDGAMDAPAGSGVMSDKDGKILFYSNGETVWNGDGTVMTNGTGLAGNRFTTDGPLPLKMPGIPQPGQPTRYLLFTLNSTVGLSYSEITIPAGGGPGTVVAATKNTPLARGTAEKLTGVFHKNGCDIWVITHGWGDAKSGNDNRGDAFLAYRVRQAAGYVGPVLIDAPIPSTVGSLHAPSVSALGYKGQMKVTPDGQRLALARYSEVVGDSSSTVELFGFDTSTGQVSANPQVPYIVDSGEGKYYGVGFSPGSYLYATVRNPPKLLQFDISGRGPVTKQDIPLKQKTPADLGSLQAAPDGKIYVARDNQPALGFISYPDSLGAKVGYADDSLQLGGRLSGLGLVNFNQSSLLRVGPSAEITGCRQITFTAPPIDFDNKRYLWTFGDGTTSTEENPVHTYATPGNYTVTLRITTDCFCRESPGLIQVPDLPVPGSIAAPQTLCAGTAPATLTSIASASSDADLPLRYQWESSTDNTTFTAITGANGPTYTPPSSLPVGTTYFRRRVQLLLPDQSGPYCESRTTASVAITVLPALTPGSIAANQTVCAGSPVAPLTSTAPATGGTGTFAYQWESSTDNTTFTAISGATGETFTPGALTVTTYFRRQVLSGACTTTPSNVVTITVVPALVAGTIAANQSICAGGTPAPLTSETPATGGAGTIDYQWESSADNVTFASINGANGPTFAPGTLTATTYFRRRASSGTACAPVVSNVVTITVAPALTAGTIGSDQTLCPGATPAPLTSTAPAAGGTGALAYQWESSTDNTTWTAIPGATSETFAPGALTVTTYFRRAATSGACGPVYSPAVTLTVLPALVAGSIAADQTVCAGATPAPLTSAAGASGGTGTFAYQWESSANNSTWTAIAGATSADYAPGPLTASTYFRRRVTSGACGPEYSSSVLITVLPALTAGTIGSNQTLCPGATPAPLTSTAPAAGGTGALAYQWESSTDNSNWSAIAGATGETFASGPLTGTTFFRRRVATGPCGPVFSNVVTLTVLPALTAGTIGSNQTVCPGATPAPLTSTASASGGTGAFAYQWESSLDNSTWTAVAGATGETIAPGPLTVTTYFRRRVTSGACGPEYSPSVVLTVLPELLAGSISADQDVCAGTAPNPLSGGGASGGTGTFAYQWESSTDNSNWSAIAGATTPTFAPGPLQATTYFRRRVTSGTGTCATAVSNVVTIRVTPLVTPTVTLATPPVQCPGTPLPFTAVATNAGTAPTFQWFVNNVAVASGPTFTSSTVVTGDQVRVQVTPTAGLCSTGPAVATVTVTRTPTPQPTLTITVQPGGPVCLGAPLTFSIANVTEAGPTPTYQWQVNGSDVAGATGPVFTSTTLRAGQIVTLRLRTTNICAQPVTAVSNGIPVQIQPPVDVDAGPDREILAGTSITLEGRADGTYPVRWTPAAGLTFRGDSLRPVASPRVTTTYTLSAGAGGCADSDQVTITVRPAIRIPNAFSPNGDGRDDTWQIEFIEQFPDNTVSVFNRWGNRVFSANNYGRANEWRGDINGQPAPVGTYYYVVVTKGPLGKSYSGSITILY; encoded by the coding sequence ATGCGCGCAGAACTATCGTACCGCACTCATAATCAGCTCTTTATTATATCCACGCTTAGTCGGCTGCTACGCGGCTGCACCCAGCGCTTGAGCGGGCAGATGCGTCCGGCAGCCTGGCTGCTGGCGCTGCTGCTGCTGAGTGGCACCACCACAACCCTGGGGCAGACCACGCCGTCCTCGCCGGAGTGCGCGGCCGATGAGAAGTTTGCCAACACATGGTACTTCGGTTTCAAGGCGGGGCTGGACCTCAACCAGGCCTCGGCCGACTCTCTTCCGAAAGTACTCACTGATGGAGCGATGGATGCGCCCGCCGGCTCGGGGGTGATGTCGGATAAGGACGGTAAAATCCTTTTTTACAGCAACGGCGAAACCGTTTGGAACGGCGACGGTACGGTGATGACCAACGGCACGGGACTGGCCGGCAACCGCTTCACCACCGATGGCCCCCTACCCCTTAAGATGCCGGGCATCCCGCAGCCGGGCCAACCAACGCGCTACCTGCTCTTCACTTTGAATAGCACCGTGGGCCTGAGCTATTCGGAAATAACTATTCCCGCGGGTGGTGGGCCGGGCACCGTGGTGGCCGCCACCAAAAACACGCCCCTGGCCCGCGGCACGGCAGAGAAGCTCACGGGCGTATTTCATAAAAACGGCTGTGATATCTGGGTTATTACGCACGGCTGGGGCGACGCCAAGTCCGGCAATGACAACCGGGGCGACGCCTTTCTGGCCTACCGCGTGCGGCAAGCAGCCGGCTATGTAGGTCCGGTTCTCATCGACGCGCCGATTCCCTCCACGGTAGGCAGCCTGCACGCGCCGAGCGTGTCGGCCCTGGGCTACAAAGGCCAGATGAAGGTGACTCCCGATGGCCAGCGGCTGGCCCTGGCCCGCTATAGCGAAGTGGTAGGCGACAGCAGCAGCACCGTTGAGCTGTTTGGCTTTGATACCAGCACGGGCCAAGTGAGTGCCAACCCACAGGTTCCGTACATCGTGGACAGCGGCGAAGGGAAATACTATGGGGTGGGGTTTTCACCCGGCAGCTACCTCTATGCCACGGTGCGCAACCCGCCCAAGCTGCTGCAATTCGATATCAGCGGCCGCGGGCCAGTTACCAAGCAGGACATTCCGCTCAAACAGAAGACTCCGGCCGACCTAGGCTCGCTGCAGGCCGCGCCCGATGGCAAGATTTACGTGGCCCGCGACAACCAGCCTGCGCTGGGCTTCATCTCCTATCCAGACTCGCTGGGAGCCAAGGTCGGCTACGCCGACGACAGCCTGCAGCTGGGCGGCCGCCTGAGTGGCCTGGGCCTGGTCAACTTCAACCAAAGCTCCTTGCTGCGCGTGGGGCCCAGCGCGGAGATAACGGGTTGTCGGCAGATTACTTTCACGGCCCCGCCCATTGACTTCGATAATAAGAGGTACCTATGGACGTTTGGCGACGGCACTACCTCAACCGAAGAGAATCCTGTTCATACGTACGCTACGCCCGGCAACTACACCGTAACGCTGCGCATCACAACCGACTGCTTTTGCCGTGAAAGCCCAGGCCTTATTCAGGTACCGGACTTGCCGGTACCGGGTAGCATTGCGGCACCTCAGACACTGTGCGCCGGCACTGCGCCGGCCACTCTTACCAGCATCGCCAGTGCTTCCAGCGACGCCGACCTGCCGCTTAGGTACCAGTGGGAATCCTCGACGGATAACACCACTTTCACGGCTATTACTGGAGCGAATGGTCCTACCTACACGCCCCCAAGCTCGCTGCCAGTCGGCACAACCTATTTCCGTCGGCGGGTACAATTGCTGCTGCCTGACCAGTCAGGTCCTTACTGCGAATCCCGCACTACCGCTTCGGTAGCCATTACGGTTCTGCCCGCCCTGACGCCGGGCAGCATTGCCGCCAACCAAACCGTGTGCGCCGGCAGCCCCGTGGCGCCCTTAACCAGCACGGCCCCGGCCACGGGCGGCACCGGCACGTTCGCCTACCAGTGGGAATCATCGACGGATAACACCACTTTCACGGCCATATCCGGCGCTACGGGCGAGACCTTCACGCCTGGCGCACTAACGGTTACTACCTATTTCCGCCGCCAGGTACTTTCTGGGGCTTGCACCACCACGCCTTCCAACGTTGTGACAATAACGGTGGTGCCGGCTTTGGTGGCCGGTACCATTGCCGCTAACCAAAGCATCTGCGCGGGTGGTACGCCTGCTCCCCTCACCAGCGAAACCCCAGCGACGGGTGGCGCGGGCACCATTGACTATCAGTGGGAATCGTCGGCGGATAATGTGACTTTCGCCTCAATTAACGGGGCCAACGGGCCAACGTTTGCGCCCGGTACGCTCACGGCCACTACCTACTTCCGGCGGCGGGCAAGCTCAGGTACTGCCTGCGCTCCGGTTGTGTCCAATGTGGTTACCATCACCGTGGCACCGGCCCTGACAGCGGGTACTATCGGCTCGGACCAGACGCTGTGCCCCGGCGCTACCCCCGCCCCACTCACCAGCACGGCCCCGGCTGCGGGCGGCACCGGCGCGCTGGCGTATCAATGGGAATCATCCACGGACAATACTACTTGGACCGCCATACCCGGAGCTACCAGCGAAACCTTCGCGCCTGGCGCACTGACGGTTACTACTTACTTCCGGCGGGCCGCGACGTCAGGTGCCTGCGGGCCGGTGTACTCGCCTGCCGTTACCCTGACGGTGCTACCCGCGCTTGTTGCCGGCAGTATTGCCGCCGACCAAACTGTGTGCGCGGGTGCAACGCCGGCCCCGCTCACCAGCGCAGCCGGGGCCAGCGGTGGTACGGGCACATTCGCTTACCAGTGGGAATCATCGGCGAATAACTCGACCTGGACGGCTATAGCCGGAGCGACCAGCGCCGACTACGCGCCGGGCCCGCTCACGGCTAGCACGTATTTCCGTCGCCGGGTTACGTCGGGAGCCTGCGGACCGGAGTACTCCTCCTCCGTCCTGATTACGGTGTTGCCCGCCCTGACAGCCGGTACTATCGGCTCGAACCAGACGCTCTGCCCCGGCGCTACCCCCGCCCCGCTCACCAGCACGGCCCCGGCTGCGGGCGGCACCGGCGCGCTGGCGTATCAATGGGAATCATCCACGGATAACTCGAACTGGTCGGCTATTGCCGGAGCCACTGGCGAAACCTTTGCCTCTGGCCCACTGACGGGTACTACCTTTTTCCGGCGGCGCGTAGCTACCGGGCCCTGCGGGCCGGTCTTTTCCAATGTTGTCACGCTCACGGTGCTGCCTGCCCTCACAGCCGGTACCATTGGCAGCAACCAGACGGTGTGCCCCGGGGCCACCCCGGCCCCGCTCACCAGCACAGCCAGCGCCAGTGGCGGTACGGGCGCGTTTGCCTATCAGTGGGAATCTTCGCTGGATAACTCGACCTGGACGGCAGTAGCGGGTGCCACCGGCGAAACCATCGCCCCCGGTCCGCTCACGGTTACTACGTATTTCCGCCGCCGGGTAACATCGGGGGCGTGCGGGCCGGAGTATTCGCCTTCCGTGGTGCTGACGGTGCTGCCCGAGCTTCTTGCGGGTAGCATCAGCGCCGATCAGGACGTTTGCGCGGGCACTGCGCCTAATCCGCTCAGCGGCGGTGGAGCCAGCGGTGGCACCGGCACGTTTGCCTACCAGTGGGAATCTTCCACGGACAACTCGAACTGGTCGGCTATTGCGGGGGCCACTACCCCAACGTTTGCGCCCGGTCCGCTGCAAGCCACTACCTACTTCCGGCGGCGGGTAACGTCGGGCACGGGCACCTGCGCCACGGCGGTTTCCAACGTCGTAACGATTCGGGTGACGCCCCTAGTGACGCCCACCGTGACCCTGGCTACCCCGCCCGTGCAATGTCCCGGCACACCGTTGCCCTTCACGGCTGTGGCAACCAATGCGGGTACTGCGCCTACGTTCCAGTGGTTTGTTAACAACGTGGCCGTAGCCAGCGGCCCTACTTTCACGAGCAGCACCGTAGTAACCGGCGACCAAGTGCGGGTGCAGGTGACGCCCACGGCGGGGCTGTGCAGCACGGGTCCGGCCGTGGCCACGGTCACCGTTACGCGCACCCCTACGCCCCAGCCCACCCTCACGATTACGGTGCAGCCGGGCGGGCCCGTGTGCTTGGGCGCCCCGCTTACCTTCAGCATTGCCAACGTAACGGAGGCCGGACCTACCCCCACCTATCAGTGGCAGGTGAACGGCAGTGACGTAGCCGGGGCTACGGGCCCGGTATTCACCAGCACTACCCTGCGCGCGGGCCAGATCGTGACCCTGCGCCTGCGCACTACCAACATCTGCGCCCAGCCCGTAACGGCCGTTTCTAATGGCATACCCGTTCAGATTCAGCCACCAGTTGACGTGGATGCAGGGCCCGATCGGGAGATTCTGGCCGGTACCTCCATCACGCTGGAAGGCCGCGCCGATGGTACCTACCCCGTGCGCTGGACGCCCGCGGCGGGCCTAACCTTCCGGGGCGACTCCTTGCGGCCCGTGGCCTCGCCCAGGGTAACAACGACCTACACCCTCTCGGCCGGGGCCGGTGGCTGCGCCGATTCTGACCAGGTGACTATCACCGTGCGGCCGGCCATCCGCATTCCCAACGCCTTCTCGCCCAACGGCGACGGGCGCGACGACACCTGGCAGATTGAGTTCATTGAGCAGTTCCCCGACAACACGGTCAGCGTGTTCAACCGCTGGGGCAACCGGGTATTCTCGGCCAACAACTACGGTCGGGCCAACGAGTGGCGCGGCGACATCAACGGCCAGCCCGCGCCAGTGGGCACCTACTACTACGTGGTCGTCACGAAAGGTCCGCTGGGCAAGTCCTACAGCGGGTCCATTACCATTCTGTATTAA
- a CDS encoding DUF4159 domain-containing protein, translated as MPAPFTFVRLQYRSGDWDAVDERMPANLLHSLVQYTKVPVNAKEKVVALDSPELFRYPFCYLSGHRLVQFSAPEKKNFEQYVRGGGFVFVDDCNHDIDGLFARSFEEQMRVCFGAGALKKLPKTHPIYSQFFKFPEGPPNTGFELNGWGDDLVHDYLKGIEINGRLAVLYSNKDYGCEWDYDFRNKRFLAEDNTKFGVNIILYALTA; from the coding sequence ATGCCCGCTCCTTTCACCTTCGTGCGTCTGCAATACCGCTCCGGCGACTGGGATGCGGTAGATGAGCGGATGCCAGCCAACCTGCTGCACTCCTTGGTGCAGTACACCAAGGTACCCGTGAATGCCAAGGAAAAGGTAGTAGCTCTCGACTCGCCGGAGTTATTTCGCTACCCCTTCTGCTACCTCTCGGGCCACCGGCTGGTGCAGTTCTCGGCTCCGGAAAAAAAGAATTTCGAACAATACGTACGCGGCGGCGGCTTCGTGTTCGTGGACGACTGTAACCACGACATCGACGGGCTGTTTGCCCGCTCTTTCGAGGAGCAGATGCGGGTGTGCTTTGGGGCCGGGGCGCTAAAGAAATTGCCCAAAACGCACCCGATTTACTCCCAATTCTTCAAGTTTCCCGAAGGGCCGCCCAACACCGGCTTCGAGCTCAACGGCTGGGGCGATGACCTAGTACACGACTACCTAAAGGGCATCGAAATCAACGGCCGCCTAGCCGTGCTCTACTCCAACAAAGACTACGGCTGCGAGTGGGACTACGACTTTCGCAACAAGCGCTTCCTGGCCGAGGACAACACCAAGTTTGGCGTTAATATCATCCTCTACGCCCTCACGGCCTAG